Genomic DNA from Nomascus leucogenys isolate Asia chromosome 10, Asia_NLE_v1, whole genome shotgun sequence:
GGTCTCCACCTGTGCCCCCGACCCCTGACGCCCAGGCTCACCTGCCCGGTTGATCTCAATCACCTCCTCCTGAGCCAACGGGCAAGGCTCGCCAGGGGCCGGCAGAGGAGGCAGCCCCATGATCCCCAGCCCACCCGCTCCCCCCCTGAGCAGCCCGGGGTGCGTGTGGGGCCCCGCTGGGTAGGCCCCGGCCACAGTCACCCCCACGGAGGGTGGGGTGATGGGTGGCGGCGGGCTGATGCCCCCGCTGCCGTGGTgtgggtggggcgggggtggCGGGGGTGGGTCAGGCTTGCAGTAGTTGGGCGAGCCCGGTTGCGGGGGCCGGGGGATGTGTTTGTTCTTCTTCTTGGGCAGCTTCTGCTTGGCCATGGCCAGCGAATAGTACATGCCAAAGTTGTTGACAATGACGGGCACGGGCATGGCGATGGTCAGCACCCCCGCCAGGGCACACAGCGCCCCGACCAGCATCCCCGACCATGTCTTGGGGTACATGTCTCCATAGCCCAGGGTCGTCATGGTGACCACGGCCCACCAGAAGCCAATGGGGATGTTCTTGAAGTAGGTGTGGTTGGAGCCCAGGATGTCATCGGGGTCGGCGCCAATGCGCTCAGCGTAGTAAATCATGGTGGCGAAGATGAGCACTCCCAGGGCCAGGAAGATGATGAGCAGCAGGAACTCGTTGGTGCTGGCGCGGAGCGTGTGTCCCAGCACGCGCAGCCCCACGAAGTGCCGGGTCAGCTTGAAGATGCGCAGGATGCGGACGAAACGGACCACCCGCAGGAAGCCCAGCACGTCTTTGGCAGCCTTGGAGCTGAGGCCCGAGAGGCCCACCTCGAGATAGAAGGGCAGGATGGCCACACAGTCAATGATGTTGAGGCTGCTTTTAAGAAACTCCACCTTGTCCGGGCAGAAGGTGATGCGCATGAGGAACTCGAAGGTGAACCAGACCACGCACACCCCCTCCACGTAGGTCAGGAAGGGCTCCGTCTCCACCTCCACGTTGGTGATGTTCTCCGGAGGTGCCCCGGGGATCGGGGAGGCCTGGGTCACCGTCTTGTTGCTGATATGGATGAAGCCCTCATGGGTTTCCAGGCAGAAGGTGGTGATGGAGATGAGGATGAAGAAGAGGGAGGCGAAGGCCACATactgcagggcagggagggagagagagggcgAGAGGTGACCTAGGCATCGGGTTGGCCATAACATCCAAAAGACCCTTCCAGTGCCCCCTTTCCCAGCCTCCTGGGCCCAAACTCTGGGCAAAATCCAGGTATCTCAGCCCTGTGGCTCCATCACTTCGAGAATCCCATTCTCCCCTCTAAAGCTagcaaaagaggagagaaaggaacagaggCAGTTGGAGAAGAGCTGGCCCCAGCAGACGCAGCAGATGGGCAGCTTCTTTCCTTGGAAACATTTCTGGCCCCTTGCTGTTTCCTAGaccacctccccccaccctcctgTTCCCTGTGTCCTATTTCAGGGCTCCCCAGCAGGGTCCACAGGTTCTGCTGTGGGACGGGAGCCACCGGGCCTAAGATCACACATCCTGTGTGTCTCGGAGGCTTTGGGGCTCAGCTTGGAGCTGAgcagaggggaaggggaaaaggtgGGCAGGGAGGCAGAATCATGAGGTGGTTAAGAGTCAGAGAGCCTGCGTATGCATCTGGCTTTTAACCTGTCAAAACTGGGCAAGGAGATTGAGCTTTCTGAACCAGAAGTTTGTAgtgggattgttgtgaggattaaattagatgagCGTACAAAGGACTTGGCTCCAAACACAGTGCTTGgagcagtgcctggaacacaatAAGAAGACCTGAGCTGTTGTTAGGGTATGCAGGCAGCAGTTAGTTGGGGGGCAAGGTCAAGGCCTCACCCAGAGAGGACACGGCAGTGGTGGTGCCACAGAGGGGAGCTGGGGGTCAGAGCCCTTAAGGGAGGAGGGGTTGAAGGGTTAATCCTGCAAAAATGGAAGAGGAGATAAAAGAGGAGAGTTAGGCAGGGTTTAGGGCCCTGCAGAGGAAGGGAGAGTCATTGGCCTGAACATTGTGGGAGAAGGCAGAGCCAGAGCCAAAGAGAAGTTAGGGCATTTGCCAAAGGGGCAGAGAACGAGGGGTGAAGGGTCCTGAGCCATTTCAAGATGGGGGATAACCAGAGTCCTGCCACGCAGTGATGTGGGTTTTGATGAAGGCCTAGAAGAGGACGGAGTGGGGTCAGGGTCTTGGAGAAGGAAAGCAATGGGCCAGGCCCCTAGAGATGTCATGGGCTTTATCAGATATGcagaggggtgggaggggagaggagtgcATTGGAGAGGGAAGATAGGTGTTATAGTAAAGAGAGGGTTTTAATCCTGTGGGtagtggaggagggagggcatGGGGAGTTTTGCTACTAATCAGGGGCACAGAGCACGGGGAGGCCACTGCCGGACCACAGAGGACCTTGGACTTTGGGGTGGGCCAAGGGCCAGCACTGTCCCTCTGTGTACCCCCCTTCCTCCACAGGGGTTGGGCTCTGGGCTTGACTTCACTGAGGTGCAGAGCTGGGAAGTAGGGGGTGGAGAGTTTCGGGGCCACAGAGAGGACCCTAGACgttggggtgggctgggggccgGCGCAGGTCCTCTCtgcactccccccacccccaccctcgcTTCTCTGCAGTGGTTTAAGAGGCCGGAGGCCTTCGCAGAGCGCATGCCTGGTTCCCCGCCCCCTCTGAGCCGGGCGCGCGGCGCTAGCTGCGGCACCGCAGTGGGGGCGGGCCAGCCGGGCCGGGGGGCGGGGCGCACGGCGGCCAGTACCGCGGACAGCTCCCCCGCCGCAGTGCGCAGCCGCAGCGGCTCGGGGCCGTCTTAACCCCTTCCGGGCCGGAGCCTAGTATTCAACGCGCAGCCGCAGTGTTGCTGCTTTCCGGCGGGAGGCCAAGGGCCAACAGTCTAATTAACTCCTTCCCTCCCAGGGCACAGGGAAAGGTGGGCACCCGTCGCAGTGCGCAGCTGCAGAGGCTGGACGGCGTCGGGATGGTTTAACCCCTTACTCCAGGGTGTGTCAAAAGCAGAAGGGGTAGGAGGGCATGGAGTCTCTGTAAGAAGGAAAGGAATGATTACGAGGaagggggcgggggcagggggctGTAGGGTCGGACCCTCCACTTTGGTTTGGCCTCAGCTCCCAACTCTCTCAAGCCATCTCACTGGGAGGCTGGAAAGGGCTCGGCACACCCTGGACACCCAAAACACACTGGCGGAGTATATGAGTATCTCCCGTAGCTGTCCCGAACACCTAGCCTGACCATCACAGAAGAACTCTAACTTCATCCCGCCCCTCACCTCAGCACCCTTCAATGGGGTCACAGGAGAGAATGGCGCCCCAGGCCATGGGGGAAGGAGCCGCTCAGTGTCTTGAGGGGGCATCTAGGGCCATGTCCCTTCCGCACCtcctcttccccacctccccccatcCAACCCCAAATCTCGCCAACTCAGCGCTTTCTGGGGACCAAACTTTATGCGGTGGCTCCAGGCGCCCCCCCCCCCGCTCCCTCCCTCGGCGCGAATGCGGCACTGCGGCTTCGCGTCCTTCCCGGCTCAGGACGCGGCACGGTGGGGGGAGGGTGCCAAGACCTGCTCCTCTGGGTGTTTGGGTCCCCAGGAGCCCAGGAGGGGGGTCCTGGGATCGCTCTTATTTCCCCCATTTCCAATTGCCCCCATTTTGCACTGCCCCCCTTTTCCACCACATTCTCCCTCCGGGGTCCCCGGGACAGGGAGGAAGTTAGTAGGAGGAAGAGGTTCAGGAGAGAACCCAGGGGGAGGGTAGTCATTTAGCCTAGGAAGTTATGGATGCTTGAGGAAAGTTTTCTGGGAGCGATGGAGAGAGCTTTTCGGAAAATCTGGAATTTGGAGAGAAGACTCTTTGGTTCACTTTGATGGAGGGGGACAGACTGAGGGGCTAGGTTCTGGGTTTTGCACAGGGGGGATTCGGGAAAGGAAGAGAGCAGGTGGAAGGAATCCCAGGGCAAGGTAGAAAGAATTGTAAGTTATTTTGAGATGAAAGTTTTAGGGCTGATGACTTGAGGGGCATCCCAGGGTTTGAGGTTAGAAAAAGTTCTAGAGCAGGAGGGAAAGTCACTTAGACTAGGAAAAGGGCTGTGGGGGCTTTGGATGGGGGGAGTCCCAGGGATAGAGAGTGCACTCTGCAGTTAAAATGATGGAGGGGAGAAGCTGCGAGGATCTATGTAGGAGGAAGAACAATTCTGGAGGACACGTGAGGGTTCTGGAGAGGAAAGGCATATGATGGCATGGGATGCTTCTGGAGACACTGAGGAGGAGTGTGAAAGGCTTGGGGGAAGTCTGGAGCTTTATGGGGAAAGTCCTTGGGATGGGAGTTGGCATGGAGGTTGAAGAGTGTTGAACACAGAGTGAACACAGAGGGGCCCTGGAGGTTCCAGCGGAGCAGATGCCCCAAGACTCAGTATTGCAGTGAGGGGGAGGTGAAAATGTCCAGGCAAGAACAAGTGGAGGTTCAGAGGGGCCCAGAAGGCTgtgaggttggggtgggggagttTTCTGACACTTGGAGAGCAGAAGATACTGCAGGAAGGGGGTGGAAAAAATAATCACGAGATTCAAACTTGGAGAGAGAGGTCTTCTGGGAGAGGGGCCACGGGGTGAATCAGGGAGGTGCGGGGAGAGACTGAGAGGTGAATAGGGGGCCCCAGAGAGTCTGGAGAAGGCAGGGAAAGTGGGGGACAGGGCTCACAGGGCCTAGGAGAATTTGAGGGCTGAGAAGGGATGTCTTctgaggggctggggaaggtCCAAGAAACCAAGGGCTGGACGGTGACCAAGAGTAGTGAgaagagatttggaggggccCAGGAGACGTGAGGGTTGGGGAGGGTCTCAGAGGAGCCCAGGAAAGGTGGGGACCGGGTTGTTCAGAGAAGCACGGGAGATTCACGGTCTGAAGGAAGGGTCTAAGGGTCTAGGGTGGCCTTGGCGGGGGAGGGGGAACTTTGGAGGGGTCTGGAAGAGCCTGAAGGTTGGAGACTGTCTTTGGAGGATCTGGGGGATGGCTGCGAGAGGGGGGTGTGTTCGCAGGAGCCCAGGAGACTCAGGATTGGGAAAGAGGCTTCTAGGAGACTGAGAAGCCTAGAGGGACCCGGAGGGATGTAGCTGGGGCGCTCCTGGGAGACTGGGGGGCGCCTAGagaggcgggggtggggtggatgGGGGCCCCGAGAGCGCGCTCACCCTGGCAGCCCGCGACGAGTAGGGGTCCTCGAAGAGCGCCCACACGCGGGGCTGCCAGCGGCGCCACCACGTGCCGCCCGCGCCGCCCGCGCCCCCTGGCGGCCCCCCGGCGCCGCCGCCCGCGTCCTGGAAGCAGAGGCGCTTGAGCTCGCCGCCCGCTCCGTCCaggccgccgccgcccgcgcccgCTTCGTCGTCCAGGCCTCCGTCGTGGGCGCCGGCGGCGTTGGCGGCGTTGGCGGCGCCCGCGGGGTCGGGCGCCTCGAAGGAGTCGAGCGCCTCCTCAGCGTCGCGATGCTGCCGGTAGGTCATCCAGCAGCAGGCCTCCACGTCGGTCTCGTCGATGCCCCAGAAGCCGAGCTCCTCCTCAAACAGGGGTCCGCACACGTCGGCCGGGCAGTGCAGCTTGCCAGTGCGGTAGTAGTTGAGCACGTACGCGAAGACTCCCGGGTGCCGGTCAAAGAAGAACTCGTCGGCGCCCGGGTCGTAGTCGAAGCGTGCCGCCGCCTCGGGCTCCGTCAGGCCGGCCAGCCGCGTCCCCGGCAGGGTGCGCAGCGTCGAGCGGTACGTCTCATGGCGCACGCCGCCCACGTTGATCACGATCTTGCCGCTgtcgccaccgccgccgccgtgCCGCCCCATGGCCGCCGCCGGCAGCCCGGGGCATGGCTCGGCGCGCCGGCCCCCGGGCCCGCGGGGTGCCGGGGAGCCCGCCGGGGACGCGGCGGGGCCGGGCTGcgcaggctgctgctgctgcggcgGCAGCGGTGGCGGCGGCGGGGACTCGGGCGGCTGCGGCGTTGGCGCCGGCTGCTGCTTGCTGGCCCCCTGGCGCCCGCGGAAGGACGAGACGCAGACTGAGCTCAGCATTGGACGGGGGGCGGGGCGGGAGGGGCGGGGACGCAGGGGGGCGGGGACGCAGGGGGAGAGACAGACGGGATTGGGTGGGAGGAGGAGCGAGGTAGCGGGGGCGTGGCTCAGGGGAGAGGAACCAAACTGATTGGcctgggggaggtggggtggggctgtGGCCGGGAGGAGTGGGGCGGGCACTGTAACGCGACCCAGCTGGACGAGGCGGGGCCGCCAATGAGACGCAGCGATTGGCTCTTTCTAAGAGAGCAGGGCGGAAGGGCGGGGCGGGGCGTCAAAGGAGGCGGGACCGGTTACTACTAATTGTGTTCGGCAGCACTGGTAGCTAGGGGAAGGCGGGGCTAGATACGAGAGAGAGACCTTACTGAACTGAAAAAACTGCGGGCGGGGTAGAGGGAGGAGCGGACACGTCCAAGCTATTTAAAGAGGCCCGACTGGCCTGGAGGGGCGGGGCCACCATGAGAGAGGCCGTCCTGATTGGGCTGAGAAAGGGGCGGAGAGAAACAAAAGAGATCGCACGCCCTCACCTAAAACACCGCTAGGCAGGACCTGGTGGGGAGGAGCACTGCTTGGAAGAGACAGGGCCGCAGAAACTAGAAACAGTTCAGATAAGACTGCACTGGGGCGGGAACTAGAGATGGAGGACTTTCCCGCGCAAGGGGAACAGGCTGGACTGAAAGGGGACACGGGAAGAACAAAGACTTAGACTCGGTGAGAAGGCGTAGAGACCTGAGCGTGGAAACTCGAGAGGGTCTGGATAGGCCTAAGAGAAAGGGAGAGTAAGGAGGGGGCGGGGAGAGTAAGGAGGGGGCGGGGCTGAGGCTCCAAGGTGGGCCTGGTTAGTCGGGGCTGGGCCCGGAGAATGAGTGTCCGGATGGATGAGCGGTACTGAGGAAGGTGAGTGGGGTCGACAAATAGAAAACGTCTGGAGtcagggctcacgcctgtaatgccagcactttgcgaggctgaggtgggtggatcatttgaggtcaggagttcgagaccagcctggccaaaatggtgaaaccccgcctctactaaaaatacaaaaattagtcgggcgtggtggtgggtgcctgtagtcccagctactcgggagttttagcaggagaatcgcttgaacctgggaagcagaggttacaatgagtagagatcgcaccactccactccagcctgggcgacagagcgagactctgtgtcaaaaaataaataaataaataaaagaaaaagaaaacgtcTTGAATGGGCGGTAGGAAAGAGTGACTAAGGGAGGAGCGGGGCTATGAGGGGCTTGAAAGCAACCAGGGTAGgcgagggcagggcagggctaaGGGAGGGTAGAGGAACGGGAGAGGTGGCTCCCAGGGGAACAATGAGACTACAAAGAGTACAAAGCTACTGGGCTGGATGGAGGGGAGGGACCTGGAACGGGGAGTCTTGGGGATCAGAAGACCTGGAACAGGGCACTGCCTAAAGGTCACAGGGTCCTCAAAGGGCGAGGCGAGAACTTCTAACGAAGGCTACACCGCGGCGGACTGCAGATTGGAGGACCGAGGGTAGATGAGGACTGGTGAGGAGGGGGCACGCAAGGAGGCAGAGAGGACGGGAGAGGGGAGAGGCCAAAGCGCCAGGAAGCACCGTCTAGACTGAGGCAATAGGCAGGACCGATAAAAAATGGGGTGGGCTAGGAGTCTGACAGGTGGGGTTCTGGGGAAGAATGGAGAGTGAGGGGCGGGGCCAGAAAAAGGGGACCGCCTCGGAGCGGGCCCTAGGCTCCGAGAGGCAGAGCGCAGGCTCAGGGGGCTGGGGCGGGGCCAGCGGCTGCGGCTGGGGCTGCGGAGGGAGGAGGCGGCGCCTGCGGGAGCGAAGGGGGCGGGTCAGGGGGCTGCGGGCGCCCTGGGGCAGCACAGTTTCTGGCTCGCCGCTTCCCGCTGCAGGTGCGGCGGCTAGTTCGTGTCGCCTCCCTACCCCATCCCACGCCCGCTCCCGTTTCTGGGTTTCTTGGcgtctctttttctcccttcttgagTATTTGTGCCGCCGTCTCTGTTCCCACCCCTCTGAGTCTCCGACCCCTCGTTTGTAAATCTGCTCTCCTGGGTTTCTGATTCTGTCCCCCTCCTTCTGAGTCTTTGCTCCTcttctctctaggcctcagtccCTCCTCCCCGGTGTCTCagtccccgccccccaccccagctcccctGAGTCTCTTTCTCTTGGTTTCTGTACCATTTTATCAGGAGTGTGCCTCCGTCTGGGGCTCTGTACCCCACTCCCTGGGTCTTGTGTCCCTGTTCTCTACTCCCTCCCCGCAACCCGCTCTGGCCTGcctcctctctgggtctctgcccTTTCATCTGAGTCTGTCTCCTCCTTGCTCTCTGACAacctctttcccctcccccttcttctcccccttcttccccttcttctccccATCTCTGGTGTATTTCCCCCTCTTCCgtctcttttcctcctctgtctctGCTCTTTCTCTTGCTAGCTCTCtattcttctccctctccctctaaGTTTCTGCCTCTTCACTTTCTCTATGTCCCCTCCCTGGGTCTCTATTCCTGCTATGTTTCACCTTCTTCTGGGTCtctctctttctaggtctctgtctccacttcctgggggccctgtccccctctctctgggtctccGTTCCTTTCTCTCAGACCCCCCATTACCCTCTCTAACCCCCGTCCTGGCTGGGACTGCGTCACTGCAGAGAGAGGTGCAGAAGTGGGGCCTGTCCTACAGCCCAGGAAGGTCGTTGCCCTCACTCCCCAGACTCAGGGCTCTCCATTGCACCCAATCCATCATGTCCTTCAGCTTCTGATGGAATCCAAGAGGGCACAGAAAAGACATAGGTACTTCCTACGCCTTCCCCGAATTCTGGTGCACCCCCAGGCAGAAGCAGTGAATCCTGAGGTGAGAGACTGGTCTGGGGCTGGATGAGGCTCCTGGGcaattgggggtggggtggtggaaGCAGGAGCAAGGGCTGGGTAGGCACTATGGGCTAGGTAAGGACCTCGGTCAGCCATCCTCCTCCACACTCCCGCCTCAACCCTGCTTTTCCCTTCTGCTTTTGACAGCAGCCAGGCACGGTATCAAGTGGCTAAATCAGCGTTTTTTTGCAGAGGTCAGAAgtgtgggaggaggtgggggctgtggggaAAAGGGGCTGGAATAAGGAGGAATGTGTGATGCGACTCAGGATTAGACTCAGGATTAGAGGCCATGGGAGGGGAAGAGGCAGCGGGCCGGGAGTAGCAGGCTGGTCCACACTCCATCAGGCCCTGGGAAACTTGAATGCCAGCACTCCCTCATGGCCCTCCACAGACCCTACCAGGGTCTATGGGAGGATTTGTGAGCCTGGAGTCTCCAACCACCCATTATAGAGGTGGGGGCTTCTGGAAGCCTCATGAGGGCTCCAAATACTGGACACTCAGCTATGTTCACAGACCAGGAGGGAGTAGACTCGACTCTTGACTAGGGACACCAGGAGGGGAGAGGCCAACGTCTGTCTACGTTTTCAGTTCCTTTCCCCACCCCTGCTCCTCCCAATCCATCCGTTCCCGGGCCCTCAAGGCACAAAATTCCTGAAAGCTCCAACTCCCATCTACGTCATCCTCGGCGTCCCCTGACAACCCTCCCTCCCCCATTACCCCAGGCCCTGGAATTGGGGAAGGGTCTTCCCCTCCCTGACTTCTAGGACCCCTTCCTTGTTCCTCTGTCCCCATTCCCACCCGGTTCCATTCGGAGCCTTGGTCTCTGGACACCAAAGCTGAAAATGTGAGGACTCTCTGCCTACGATCCTTCGTCCCCTAAAACGCTCCAAGTACCTTGGCCCCCAAAAGCCCAGAGTCGAGGGAATCTCTCCGCTATAATCTTTGGGTCCCTGGATGCCAAGTCCCCCGTCTCCAAAACTAGGATTCGGGCTGTCTTACCGCCCCCGGACCCTGAGCCTTCGCCCCCTCCCCCGTACTCACCCCAAGTCGAGGCGAGGCGGGGATGGGGGAATCCAGGGCTCGAGATGGGGGGAGGGGTGACCCAGCCCCGGCAGCTCTGGGCAGCAAGAGGCTGCGGAGGGGGGAGTGACATCACCGCCGGAGGAGGGGCAGCACCGCTCCCCCAACCCAGGGGCTTCAAGCTCCGCCTTTATGGCGGACCCCGGGGTCCTGGAATcccaagggagagaggagaaacagGAGATGAGGTCCGAGGGAAGGGTATTCCCGCCCCTTAGAACAGGAACTGGTAAACCCTTACCAATTACAGCGACCCCCCACTGCCACCTGTCGCTGCCGTCGCGACCTGTCGCCTCCCACGCATGTTGTGGCTGCGACCGCCCCCGTCAGGGCGTGACCACGGCGTGGACTACAACGACCGTGATGCTCCACGGAGCCGGGAGCCTTTGACGAAAGGCAGCGTAGGCGAGGGGCTTCATGGGACTCGTAGTACAAGACCCCTCACAAGGGTACGCCCTGGAGAAGAGGGGTGATACCCTTcgcctccctctcttcctcaacTCCGTGGGTCCATGCACAAAGTTTTCTCTTCAAAAAGTACGCTCTGAAAAGAAGCAACCTAGGCAGGTTCGTTCAATGAAAACACTGGATTTTTACTGAGTAGCGTTAGCTCCGCTACCCGTTGCGCATGCGCATCACCTGGGCGTCACCCGCGGTACTGCGCCTGCGCCGTCTCGCGCCTTCCCAGGTCCGCTCCGCGAGGGCGAGCGCGCGCCAGGCCCACTCGTGCGCCGCTCTTCATGTCACCGCGGTCGAAGACAGCCACATACGCCCCCAAAAAAACGTCGCCGAGGATCCACACAGGTACTGGAGGCGAAGCGATGTCCAAGGCCCGGAAGCCGGACAAGCAGAGGCGGACGTCACCCTGagcaaactgcaaggcggcaagGCAGCAACTGGGTGTCCAGGCCGCAGGAACCACCATTTCCCTGGGAGTCCGTGCTCTCTCCGCCCCCAACTCCGGGGACAAGAAATGTTTCTATGGCCCCTTCCAGCCCTAGTGATTTCTAAGTCCCAGCTCCACCCTCTCAACTCCAGTCATATTACGTCACTGTGGCGTCATTATGACGGACACCTACCTGGATGACGTAATCCTGGGCCGTGAGATTAAACCAGACCCCCCCAATGAGGAGTGAGACTGCGGGGAGCTTTGGGATTTCTGAGCACCGGATGAGGTACTGGGGGAGGAGAGGAACAAGTGAAGATGGGAGATTCCTGCTCTGCTCAAATCCCGTCCGTGGCTCCCCAGTGCCATGGAGTAATGTTCATACTTCAGCACCATGTGTGGAcagccctgttgcctaggctccTGTCACCTAGTCCCAAGCAAAACCGCATTAtcatctcccccaaccccccaccacTCCCACCCCTACTTCACCATCCACTGAGCCACTTAGCATAGAAACTTGGGAAGTATCTTTGCTTCCTCCCACCACTCTCCAGCATGTCACTTAAGAAGCCCAGTCCCCTCTGTCCTGGATACGCTCTAGCTACCTGCCTCCCATCCTCAGGCCCCAGTGTTCACCATCGAATTGCCATCATCTTCCCCAGGACACACCCACCAGAGACTGGGACCTCACCTCCCCAGCCAGCAAGGGGATTCCCCCAATGGCTGCATGCAGGGCCCGGATCTCCTCAGTAGGTCCTATGATGACAGGTGTGCCTGTATCCAGGATGGCAGCACAGCCTCGGGCACAGAGAGTCAGCCCTGAGCCCACCTTCACActgagagggaaggaggcagtCATTAGAGGCAGGGTCctaggagtccaggcccccagcctccAGCTCCAGACCCAGGAGACCAAGTCCCTCACCGCTCCATGTGGATCTGCCAGTAGGCAGGGACTGTGACTGGCACGAAGGTGAGGGGTGGGATGTAGTGTGCCGGGTCTGAGCCCCCCAGGACCAGCTCTCCTCCATCAGCCACTTCAGGGTCCCTGCAGGGGCAGAGTGTCAAGGTCAGTGTCACCGGCCCTCCCCCGCCAGCCCTAGGAATGGCCAGGGATGGGACTTCCTGCCAATTGGGTCATTTTTGGGGTTCTAGCTGGGGCAGTGGAATGCAGGCAGGGCCTAGATGTTGGGACTGGaaacaagaaatgaaaggaaatggtGCTTTTCTTGATGGAAGTTAGGACTTTAGGATGATGGATACTTCCTGAAGTGGAGAGGAGACTTCATTTGGCTGTGGAAGGTAGAGCTTTTGGGGGAAATTCCTGAGCTGAATATCATAGTAACCAAGCAGACCAGTGGAGTCTCAGAATTGGCTCGAAGGTGTACAGGAGTGGGGTGGCTTCCTGGGAAGGTGCAGAGACTTTCTGAATTGCCTGTTGTGATATCTAGAAAGGTGTTAGACTTCCTGAGCTGGCTGAGAGTGATGGGAACAGGGATGGAAACTTCCTGGAAGATGTAAATGAGTGGGATCTACCGAGAGCTGGTGGAACTTCTTGAGTGGGTTAGATGTCAGGGTAACTGAGTGGGCATTGGACTGTGTATGATGGGCCCTGGGAGGGAAAGTGAAGACTTCTCGAGTGGTGGGTGGGACTTCTGAGCATAACATTGACCTTCCTACCAGGTGGGTGGGGCTTCGTGAATTCAATCAGGCATTTCCTGACTTCTGGTCAGTGTTCTCAAATGGGATTTGAGCTTTATGGTGAAGAGAAGGTTCCTGAGTATTTGGTTGGGTGGAGCATAGAATTTCCTAGTTCGATTTTGAAACTGAGCATATTGAACGGATGGTGAGTTTCTTTAGTATATCTTAAGTTGTCACTTAAGCTCTGGGGCTTATGAATAGGGTTGAGGTGTTTCTTCTGTTAGGTAGGTGGCTACTTCCTGAATGA
This window encodes:
- the LOC115836979 gene encoding LOW QUALITY PROTEIN: potassium voltage-gated channel subfamily C member 3-like (The sequence of the model RefSeq protein was modified relative to this genomic sequence to represent the inferred CDS: deleted 1 base in 1 codon) encodes the protein MLSSVCVSSFRGRQGASKQQPAPTPQPPESPPPPPLPPQQQQPAQPGPAASPAGSPAPRGPGGRRAEPCPGLPAAAMGRHGGGGGDSGKIVINVGGVRHETYRSTLRTLPGTRLAGLTEPEAAARFDYDPGADEFFFDRHPGVFAYVLNYYRTGKLHCPADVCGPLFEEELGFWGIDETDVEACCWMTYRQHRDAEEALDSFEAPDPAGAANAANAAGAHDGGLDDEAGAGGGGLDGAGGELKRLCFQDAGGGAGGPPGGAGGAGGTWWRRWQPRVWALFEDPYSSRAARYVAFASLFFILISITTFCLETHEGFIHISNKTVTQASPIPGAPPENITNVEVETEPFLTYVEGVCVVWFTFEFLMRITFCPDKVEFLKSSLNIIDCVAILPFYLEVGLSGLSSKAAKDVLGFLRVVRFVRILRIFKLTRHFVGLRVLGHTLRASTNEFLLLIIFLALGVLIFATMIYYAERIGADPDDILGSNHTYFKNIPIGFWWAVVTMTTLGYGDMYPKTWSGMLVGALCALAGVLTIAMPVPVIVNNFGMYYSLAMAKQKLPKKKNKHIPRPPQPGSPNYCKPDPPPPPPPHPHHGSGGISPPPPITPPSVGVTVAGAYPAGPHTHPGLLRGGAGGLGIMGLPPLPAPGEPCPLAQEEVIEINRADPRPNGDPAAAALAHEDCPAIDQPAMSPEDKSPITPGSHGRYSRDRACFLLTDYAPSPDGSIRKATGAPPLPPQTGVSQAPQASCPTSTPTPRPGYPPSGRTPSPWGYEKSRSLSSIAGLSGVSLRLAPLATPPGSPRAARRAPPTLPSIL